A stretch of Nonomuraea africana DNA encodes these proteins:
- a CDS encoding ribonucleotide-diphosphate reductase subunit beta, translated as MLLDPGMDLTLRPMRYPDFYERYRAAIRNTWTVEEVDLHSDLADLARMTPQERHLINRLVAFFATGDSIVANNLVLNLYQHVNAPEARLYLSRQLFEEAVHVQFYLTLLDTYLPDPDERVKAFAAVDNIPSIRDKAEFCFRWIDSLADLRSLQTTADRRAFLLNLICFAACIEGLFFYGAFAYVYWFRSRGLLSGLATGTNWVFRDESMHMEFAFSVVDTVRAEEPDLFDDRLGEQVTRMIEEAVAAELAFARDLCGDGMSGMTVDQMREYLEYVADQRLRRLSMPVRYGTANPFAFMELQDVQELANFFERRVSAYQVAVEGNVTFDETF; from the coding sequence TGCTGCTCGACCCCGGCATGGACCTGACTCTGCGCCCGATGCGCTACCCCGACTTCTACGAGCGCTACCGGGCCGCGATCCGCAACACCTGGACGGTCGAGGAGGTGGACCTGCACAGCGACCTGGCCGACCTGGCCAGGATGACGCCGCAGGAGCGCCACCTCATCAACCGCCTGGTCGCCTTCTTCGCCACCGGCGACTCCATCGTCGCCAACAACCTGGTGCTCAACCTCTACCAGCACGTCAACGCCCCCGAGGCCCGCCTGTACCTCTCGAGGCAGCTGTTCGAGGAGGCGGTGCACGTGCAGTTCTACCTGACGCTGCTCGACACCTACCTGCCCGACCCCGACGAGCGCGTCAAGGCGTTCGCCGCCGTCGACAACATCCCCTCCATCCGCGACAAGGCGGAGTTCTGCTTCCGCTGGATCGACTCCCTCGCCGACCTGCGCAGCCTCCAGACGACGGCGGACCGCAGGGCGTTCCTGCTCAACCTGATCTGCTTCGCCGCCTGCATCGAAGGCCTGTTCTTCTACGGCGCCTTCGCCTACGTCTACTGGTTCCGCTCCCGCGGCCTGCTGAGCGGCCTGGCCACCGGCACCAACTGGGTCTTCCGCGACGAGTCGATGCACATGGAGTTCGCCTTCAGCGTCGTGGACACCGTCAGGGCCGAGGAGCCGGACCTGTTCGACGACCGGCTCGGCGAGCAGGTCACCCGGATGATCGAGGAGGCGGTCGCGGCCGAGCTGGCCTTCGCCCGCGACCTGTGCGGCGACGGCATGTCGGGAATGACCGTCGACCAGATGCGCGAGTACCTTGAGTACGTCGCCGACCAGCGGCTGCGACGCCTTTCCATGCCGGTGAGGTACGGCACCGCCAACCCCTTCGCGTTCATGGAGTTGCAGGACGTGCAGGAGCTGGCGAACTTCTTCGAACGCAGGGTCTCGGCATACCAAGTGGCGGTTGAGGGCAATGTGACCTTCGACGAGACATTCTGA